Proteins from a genomic interval of Novipirellula artificiosorum:
- a CDS encoding bestrophin-like domain, translating into MVTTLLYDLPLEALCALVAIVFVGVYWIGTVALRPIFRSLVRSNGRDNEIVGSVVSSFGVLYGLLMSLITVAAYQNMNDVKSKVEAEADSMLALYRYVGEYPSPQSEEIRSDLRDYCQRIINEEWPLLRKGQHPRGAHVYMNPIIMQLISRDDHTERGKFIRDLSIEHYEEMANLGLERRNAAETAIPAVMWYVVFVGTLINFALMWSFDMRFLTQLFLGGLVAFFLGALILLIAVLERPYRSREFGISPNAFELTYNIMLEEATEPIPVTSTLTGGSLDDGEV; encoded by the coding sequence ATGGTAACAACACTCCTCTACGATCTTCCACTCGAAGCGTTGTGCGCACTGGTGGCGATCGTCTTCGTGGGCGTGTATTGGATCGGCACAGTTGCCTTGCGTCCGATTTTTCGATCGCTGGTGCGTTCAAATGGACGCGACAACGAAATCGTCGGCTCCGTGGTGTCATCGTTCGGAGTCCTGTACGGCTTGTTGATGAGCCTGATCACGGTAGCGGCCTACCAAAACATGAACGATGTCAAGTCCAAGGTCGAGGCAGAAGCGGATTCGATGTTGGCGCTATACCGTTACGTTGGCGAATACCCATCGCCGCAAAGCGAAGAAATTCGGTCGGATCTTCGCGACTATTGCCAGCGAATCATCAACGAAGAGTGGCCACTGCTGCGAAAGGGCCAGCACCCGCGTGGTGCCCACGTTTACATGAACCCGATAATCATGCAACTTATTTCTCGTGACGACCACACGGAACGAGGAAAATTCATCCGAGATTTGTCCATCGAGCATTACGAAGAAATGGCCAACCTGGGGCTTGAGCGACGCAACGCAGCCGAGACGGCAATTCCTGCAGTGATGTGGTACGTGGTGTTTGTGGGAACGTTAATCAATTTTGCCCTGATGTGGTCGTTCGACATGCGGTTCCTCACTCAGCTGTTTCTCGGCGGACTGGTGGCCTTCTTTCTGGGTGCTTTAATCCTGCTCATCGCCGTCCTCGAACGCCCTTATCGAAGCCGTGAATTCGGCATCTCACCCAACGCGTTCGAACTGACCTACAACATCATGCTGGAAGAAGCGACGGAACCGATTCCGGTCACATCGACTCTCACCGGGGGGAGCCTTGACGATGGCGAGGTTTGA
- a CDS encoding AIM24 family protein produces the protein MARFEVRELEGTHYVEIHLENESVRVEAGALNYMVGDIHVHSNVIPPIGTVLKSWLANESIYRPLYAGSGVITLESSLGGYHVLELDGETWLLERGAYWASEGTVEVGFHREPVSRSVLAGEGAVYLLTRVRGVGRVALTTRGPVFEHQLQEGERVVCDGSLVIARTGDVRFRVRRVTDNFIGFLTAGEGWVRVYEGTGRLLLNPAPFWRYRILNRNDRKSEIAAKTFN, from the coding sequence ATGGCGAGGTTTGAGGTCAGAGAACTGGAGGGGACGCATTACGTTGAAATCCATCTCGAGAATGAAAGTGTCCGGGTAGAGGCTGGCGCGCTAAATTACATGGTGGGCGACATCCACGTTCATTCCAATGTAATTCCTCCCATAGGCACTGTTCTGAAATCGTGGCTGGCCAACGAATCGATTTATCGTCCCTTGTATGCTGGCAGCGGCGTGATCACGCTGGAGTCTTCCCTAGGAGGCTACCACGTCCTGGAACTGGACGGCGAAACGTGGCTGCTGGAGCGCGGGGCATATTGGGCCTCCGAGGGAACAGTGGAAGTCGGCTTTCACCGGGAACCGGTTTCTCGAAGCGTGCTAGCCGGCGAGGGCGCCGTCTATCTGCTCACCCGGGTGCGGGGCGTTGGAAGAGTCGCATTGACGACCCGGGGACCGGTTTTCGAACACCAACTGCAGGAAGGGGAACGAGTGGTATGCGACGGAAGCCTTGTGATTGCCCGAACTGGGGACGTCCGCTTCCGCGTTCGTCGCGTCACCGACAACTTCATTGGTTTTCTGACTGCCGGGGAAGGCTGGGTTCGTGTCTACGAAGGAACCGGAAGGCTGCTGCTTAATCCAGCTCCATTCTGGCGGTATCGGATCCTCAATCGAAACGATCGAAAAAGTGAGATTGCGGCAAAGACTTTCAACTAA
- a CDS encoding lipopolysaccharide assembly protein LapA domain-containing protein → MMHYLTTSLLAIALVAIVIFATQNLQVVEVDFLFWSLKLSKFLIIIGAYVMGMLTGWGMVELVKRRFKGE, encoded by the coding sequence ATGATGCATTACTTGACCACATCTTTGTTGGCGATCGCCCTGGTTGCAATTGTCATCTTTGCGACCCAGAATCTGCAGGTCGTCGAAGTCGACTTTCTCTTCTGGTCGTTAAAACTCTCCAAATTCCTGATCATTATCGGCGCGTACGTGATGGGGATGCTCACCGGATGGGGAATGGTGGAGCTAGTTAAACGTCGCTTCAAAGGAGAATGA
- a CDS encoding GlsB/YeaQ/YmgE family stress response membrane protein yields MNLTGLLIALVIGAVAGFLAGQIVKGHGFGLLGNIIVGIVGALVFGALFGNFNLLNSPMLNEIAGGTIGAVILLFLIGLIRKVS; encoded by the coding sequence ATGAATCTTACTGGTTTACTCATTGCATTGGTGATTGGCGCTGTCGCAGGGTTCCTGGCAGGCCAGATCGTGAAGGGTCATGGGTTTGGCCTGCTCGGTAACATCATTGTGGGAATCGTTGGTGCACTGGTTTTCGGAGCACTTTTCGGGAACTTCAACTTGCTCAACTCGCCAATGTTGAACGAGATTGCAGGGGGAACGATTGGTGCGGTGATTTTGCTGTTCCTGATCGGCCTGATACGAAAAGTAAGCTGA
- a CDS encoding alpha-amylase family glycosyl hydrolase — MGSILCEHGVAFRVWAPNASSVSVIGNFNDWSTEANPLESEAGGYWYADVLNAEVGNEYRYLIVNGEQRLSRVDPYARQVTNSIGNGVIHDPDFDWDGDAYTLPPWNELVIYELHIGTFNDEPGGTPGTFQDAIARLPHLKRLGVNAVQVMPIAEFAGDFSWGYNPAHLFAVESSYGGPNGLKQFVRAAHQHGIGVILDVVYNHFGPSDLNLWQFDGWSENGLGGIYFYNDWRSETPWGNTRPDYGRGEVRQYIRDNALMWLEEYHVDGLRMDMTLYMRNVYPGVDLPEGWSLAQWLNLEISARYPGRITIAEDLQHNEWLTKAVEWGGAGYGAQWDSNFVHPIRAAVIAADDRSRSMFAVRDALSYSYNSDPFQRVVYSESHDEVANGKARVPSEIDPTDPHDYYAQKRSSLAAGLVFTAPGIPMLFEGQEFLEGGWFRDDVPIDWHLNVEFQGIVRLYRDLIGLRLNRGGDSRGLCGRNINVYHLNDPQNLLAFHRWDKGGPGDDVVVLVNLSAAAKEEYTVGFPREGRWQLRLNSAWQGYSTAFSDHPSSDVEAFPGWYDGLPCHALVSIAPYTCLIYCQV; from the coding sequence ATGGGCTCCATTCTTTGTGAGCACGGCGTGGCATTTCGGGTCTGGGCGCCCAATGCATCCTCAGTTTCTGTGATTGGCAACTTTAACGATTGGTCCACGGAGGCCAATCCGTTGGAATCAGAAGCTGGTGGGTACTGGTATGCCGACGTGCTCAACGCTGAGGTCGGAAATGAATACCGGTACCTCATCGTCAATGGCGAGCAGCGACTCTCTCGTGTCGATCCTTACGCGCGTCAGGTGACCAACTCGATTGGCAACGGCGTCATCCACGATCCAGATTTCGACTGGGACGGAGACGCGTACACGCTTCCGCCCTGGAATGAACTGGTAATCTATGAACTTCACATTGGCACGTTCAACGACGAGCCTGGGGGTACGCCAGGTACGTTCCAAGATGCCATCGCGCGGTTGCCGCATCTCAAGCGTTTGGGAGTGAATGCGGTTCAGGTGATGCCAATCGCAGAGTTCGCGGGTGACTTCTCGTGGGGTTACAACCCTGCCCATTTGTTCGCCGTAGAAAGCAGCTATGGCGGACCGAACGGTTTGAAACAGTTCGTGCGAGCCGCCCATCAGCATGGAATCGGGGTCATTCTGGACGTCGTCTACAACCACTTCGGTCCGAGCGATTTGAACCTGTGGCAATTCGATGGTTGGAGCGAGAACGGTCTGGGTGGCATCTATTTCTACAACGACTGGCGTAGCGAGACTCCGTGGGGCAATACCCGCCCCGACTACGGCCGTGGAGAAGTTCGCCAATACATCCGCGACAACGCGTTGATGTGGCTCGAAGAATACCACGTCGATGGGCTGCGTATGGACATGACCCTGTACATGCGGAATGTGTATCCCGGAGTCGATCTACCCGAGGGATGGAGCTTGGCCCAATGGCTTAACTTGGAAATCAGCGCTCGTTATCCCGGCAGAATCACCATCGCCGAAGACTTGCAGCACAATGAGTGGCTCACCAAAGCGGTGGAATGGGGAGGCGCTGGATATGGAGCCCAGTGGGACTCAAATTTTGTGCATCCGATTCGCGCTGCCGTCATCGCAGCGGACGACCGGTCTCGCTCAATGTTCGCTGTGCGTGACGCCCTAAGTTATTCGTACAACAGCGACCCCTTTCAGCGAGTTGTCTACAGCGAGTCGCACGATGAGGTGGCCAATGGGAAGGCCCGCGTGCCTTCGGAAATCGACCCGACAGACCCGCACGACTATTACGCACAGAAGCGATCCTCATTGGCCGCGGGCTTAGTCTTCACCGCCCCAGGAATCCCTATGCTCTTTGAGGGTCAGGAATTCCTCGAAGGAGGCTGGTTTCGCGACGACGTTCCGATCGATTGGCATCTGAATGTGGAATTCCAGGGCATTGTTCGTCTCTATCGTGACCTGATTGGGCTGCGTTTGAATCGAGGGGGCGACAGCCGTGGACTATGCGGACGAAACATCAACGTCTATCACCTTAATGATCCTCAGAACCTCCTGGCCTTCCATCGCTGGGACAAGGGCGGGCCTGGTGACGATGTGGTCGTATTGGTGAACCTCTCGGCCGCTGCGAAAGAGGAGTATACCGTTGGATTTCCTCGCGAAGGACGATGGCAGTTACGCCTGAACAGCGCCTGGCAGGGGTACAGCACCGCCTTCAGCGATCATCCGAGCAGTGATGTGGAAGCTTTTCCGGGATGGTACGACGGACTTCCGTGTCACGCGTTGGTAAGCATCGCCCCTTACACGTGTTTGATCTACTGTCAGGTGTAG
- a CDS encoding DUF937 domain-containing protein, translating into MATIIDAFTDQISSDDVSSIANQLGVNDETTKKAIGAAIPGLIAALSQAAQDPQKSERLAEAVNQHAEHSESLFGQLGNLFKQFTQSGDQQAGGTDLGQLIPDLLGGHEQRVEKGVSQTSGLNSEMAGKLIKFLGPMVIGVIAKQLSGQHVDAPTVNGHLTQERQELEEKHGDLLGGLFDQDGDGDFDMSDIANILAEKMTG; encoded by the coding sequence ATGGCAACCATAATCGACGCATTTACCGACCAGATCAGTTCTGACGACGTGAGCAGCATCGCCAACCAGCTTGGAGTCAACGACGAAACGACCAAGAAGGCAATCGGAGCGGCGATTCCCGGCCTGATTGCTGCGCTCTCCCAAGCGGCTCAGGATCCACAGAAAAGCGAACGCCTAGCCGAAGCCGTTAACCAGCATGCGGAACATAGCGAGAGTCTCTTTGGACAGCTTGGCAACCTATTCAAGCAGTTTACTCAGTCGGGCGACCAGCAAGCGGGCGGTACGGACCTTGGCCAGCTCATTCCAGACCTTTTAGGAGGCCACGAGCAACGTGTGGAAAAGGGGGTTTCGCAGACTTCCGGATTGAACAGCGAGATGGCGGGTAAGCTCATTAAGTTCCTGGGGCCGATGGTGATCGGAGTGATCGCCAAACAGCTCTCCGGGCAACACGTCGATGCTCCGACAGTGAACGGTCATCTCACTCAAGAGCGTCAGGAACTAGAAGAAAAACACGGAGACCTGCTTGGTGGACTCTTTGACCAGGATGGTGACGGAGACTTTGACATGTCAGATATTGCCAATATTCTAGCCGAGAAAATGACCGGCTAA
- a CDS encoding ISAzo13-like element transposase-related protein — MLFDTIERVVDLMRRTSTSTGLKTTVNVIRRMYETKRNATEQMKQQLRIQYDKFLSKWNYVTTLQNRQ; from the coding sequence ATGCTATTTGACACGATCGAACGTGTGGTCGACCTGATGCGTCGAACAAGCACCAGCACCGGCCTGAAAACCACCGTCAATGTAATCCGCCGAATGTACGAAACCAAACGAAATGCGACCGAGCAAATGAAACAACAGCTGAGAATTCAGTATGATAAATTCCTCTCAAAGTGGAACTACGTTACTACACTGCAAAACAGACAGTAA
- a CDS encoding sulfatase family protein, which translates to MTRLKLLHLLLLALIAAMLPSKATAAEQPNIILVFIDDMGWGDFSCFGNDDADTPHIDRLATEGIRFEQFYVNSPICSPSRTAISTGQYPQRWRITSFLNDRKDNNRRGMAQWLDPKAPMLARSLQQAGYATGHFGKWHMGGQRDVNEAPAITEYGFDESLTNFEGMGPKLLPLTLKPGQKKPGKIWGKAENLGEGYRWMLRSEITTGFVNAALPFIDTAADAGKPFYINLWPDDVHAPFWPPVETWGDGSKRRLYLSVLESMDQQFGKLFDRIRHDEALRDNTLILVCSDNGPAQGAGEAGPFRGFKTQLYEGGIRSPLIVWGPGIVKKQNHVDKQSVFSAIDLVPTLLKLTNTPFPDDAAFDGEPLVDTLLGEGGSRQAPIFFRRPPDRDAFYDDKDLPDLAVRSGKWKLLCEYDGSDVQLYDLSSDPSESTNIASQHAKVVIDLTKSLLEWHQSMPPDNGPQL; encoded by the coding sequence ATGACTCGATTGAAATTACTCCATCTACTACTTCTCGCACTCATCGCGGCGATGTTGCCCAGCAAGGCGACCGCGGCGGAACAGCCCAACATCATTCTCGTGTTCATCGACGACATGGGGTGGGGAGACTTTTCGTGCTTCGGCAACGACGATGCTGATACGCCGCACATCGACCGGCTGGCCACCGAAGGCATCCGCTTTGAACAGTTCTACGTCAACTCGCCGATCTGCTCGCCGTCACGCACGGCGATTTCGACCGGCCAATATCCCCAGCGTTGGCGGATCACGTCGTTCTTAAACGATCGCAAAGACAACAACCGACGAGGCATGGCGCAGTGGCTTGATCCAAAAGCACCGATGCTGGCACGATCGCTGCAGCAAGCCGGTTACGCAACGGGACACTTCGGCAAGTGGCACATGGGCGGCCAGCGCGACGTCAACGAAGCCCCCGCGATCACCGAATACGGTTTCGATGAATCATTGACGAACTTTGAAGGCATGGGGCCGAAGTTGTTGCCGCTGACGTTGAAGCCGGGTCAAAAGAAGCCCGGCAAAATTTGGGGCAAGGCTGAAAACTTGGGCGAGGGCTATCGTTGGATGCTTCGCAGCGAGATCACCACCGGGTTTGTTAACGCAGCATTGCCGTTCATCGACACAGCGGCCGATGCTGGCAAACCGTTCTACATCAACCTTTGGCCTGATGATGTTCACGCACCGTTTTGGCCACCGGTGGAAACGTGGGGTGATGGTTCCAAACGCCGCCTTTACTTGTCCGTCTTGGAGTCAATGGACCAACAATTCGGCAAACTCTTTGATCGAATTCGTCACGACGAGGCTCTTCGTGACAACACGTTGATTCTTGTTTGCTCCGACAACGGCCCTGCGCAAGGCGCTGGCGAAGCCGGACCGTTTCGCGGTTTCAAGACCCAGCTTTACGAAGGCGGAATCCGTTCGCCGCTGATCGTTTGGGGGCCAGGAATCGTCAAGAAGCAAAACCACGTCGACAAGCAATCGGTGTTCTCCGCCATCGACCTCGTCCCGACTCTGCTGAAACTGACAAACACTCCGTTTCCCGATGATGCCGCATTTGATGGCGAACCTCTCGTCGACACGTTGCTCGGCGAAGGAGGATCACGTCAGGCACCGATCTTTTTCCGCCGCCCACCGGACCGCGATGCCTTCTACGACGACAAAGACCTGCCAGATTTAGCCGTCCGATCCGGCAAGTGGAAACTACTTTGCGAATACGACGGCAGCGACGTGCAACTGTACGACTTGAGCAGCGACCCATCCGAGTCAACGAACATCGCGAGCCAGCATGCTAAGGTGGTTATCGACTTAACCAAGTCGCTCTTGGAATGGCATCAATCCATGCCACCGGACAACGGCCCTCAACTGTGA
- a CDS encoding polysaccharide lyase — translation MASIHATGQRPSTVIQSGRFPDYRYGFQIVLIACFLLLDSSLGWSQTWSLDLDDWDLGTVHDAQIRTLPGFQWADLDDRLSVVQDRSQQSPFFRVTYPKGKIGSENSGAQFRMTLPKGERYVCEYRVRFGPDFDFRKGGKMPGLAGGRGNTGGKRPTGDGWSARYMWRDSGRLSLYLYHLDQPGRYGEYFDTTHQFETGRWYRLRQEVRLNHPDRSDGVITVWVDGKVVLRLPELRLRGGEKAPIDSFYFSTFFGGSTSSWAPSRDCAMDFGGLTIVRR, via the coding sequence ATGGCATCAATCCATGCCACCGGACAACGGCCCTCAACTGTGATCCAGTCAGGCCGTTTTCCCGACTATCGCTACGGCTTTCAGATTGTTTTGATTGCTTGTTTCCTGCTTCTTGATTCTTCATTGGGTTGGTCGCAAACGTGGTCGCTTGATCTGGATGACTGGGACTTGGGCACCGTGCACGACGCCCAAATTCGGACGCTACCAGGATTCCAATGGGCCGATCTCGATGATCGACTCTCGGTTGTCCAAGATCGCAGTCAACAATCTCCGTTCTTCAGAGTGACTTACCCGAAGGGGAAGATCGGATCGGAAAACAGTGGAGCACAGTTTCGCATGACGCTTCCCAAGGGCGAGCGATACGTTTGCGAATATCGAGTTCGATTCGGTCCCGACTTTGATTTCCGCAAAGGCGGGAAGATGCCGGGGTTGGCCGGCGGGCGAGGGAATACCGGGGGCAAGCGGCCCACCGGTGATGGTTGGTCGGCTCGCTACATGTGGCGGGATTCTGGTCGGCTAAGTCTCTATCTCTATCACCTCGATCAACCCGGTCGCTACGGAGAGTACTTTGATACCACCCACCAATTCGAGACCGGCAGATGGTATCGCTTGCGCCAAGAAGTTCGCTTGAATCACCCGGACCGCAGCGACGGGGTGATCACGGTGTGGGTCGATGGCAAAGTAGTACTGCGATTACCGGAATTGCGTCTTCGGGGGGGCGAGAAAGCACCGATCGACAGTTTTTACTTCTCGACCTTCTTTGGCGGCAGCACGTCAAGCTGGGCACCGAGTCGCGATTGTGCAATGGATTTTGGCGGACTGACGATTGTCCGACGTTAA
- a CDS encoding AraC family transcriptional regulator: protein MRRQSVALLIETSNGYCRGLLEGVIAYTKEHGNWSVHLTEQERGASPPAWLSKWEGDGIIARIETDGIARQLQALRVPIVDLSAARYIKGVPWADTEDRAIAKLAVDHFVERGFRQVAYCGDAGFEWSRKRGDHFQRLAEAAGCEVHQFESVGRYDASYDINVEQSKIVRWLKKLPRPVAIMGCYDFKAQQVLDACRHLEIAVPAEVAVIGVDDDRLICELCEPSLSSVMPDTRRTGYEAAVLLSRMMSGEHVATEQPMLTQPLGVKVRESTDTLAIDDKEIANALQYIRRNATANIRVADVLHNIELSRRALEHRFKKLLGRTPHEEIQRVRVNRIKVLLSETDLTIHQIANRTGFEYDEYMTAAFKRETGITPTQFRDSSSSL, encoded by the coding sequence ATGCGTCGCCAGTCAGTTGCCCTGTTGATCGAAACCTCCAACGGCTACTGTCGCGGGCTGCTGGAGGGAGTGATTGCCTACACGAAAGAACATGGCAATTGGTCCGTTCATTTGACGGAGCAAGAACGCGGGGCTTCGCCACCGGCTTGGCTGAGCAAATGGGAGGGCGACGGCATCATCGCTCGAATTGAAACCGATGGCATCGCTCGTCAGCTTCAAGCGTTGCGTGTGCCGATCGTCGACCTGAGTGCCGCCCGGTACATCAAAGGCGTTCCATGGGCGGATACCGAAGACCGGGCGATCGCAAAGTTGGCGGTCGACCATTTCGTTGAGCGTGGGTTTCGGCAGGTCGCCTACTGTGGTGACGCCGGGTTTGAATGGTCGCGAAAACGGGGCGACCATTTCCAGCGTCTGGCCGAGGCAGCCGGTTGTGAAGTCCATCAGTTTGAGTCTGTCGGACGTTACGACGCATCGTACGATATCAACGTCGAACAGAGCAAAATTGTTCGTTGGCTGAAGAAGCTTCCGCGTCCGGTTGCGATCATGGGTTGCTACGATTTCAAGGCTCAACAAGTCTTGGATGCTTGTCGCCATTTGGAAATCGCCGTTCCCGCCGAAGTGGCCGTGATCGGCGTGGACGACGATCGGCTGATCTGCGAGCTTTGCGAACCGAGTCTTTCCAGCGTGATGCCGGACACACGACGCACGGGATATGAAGCGGCTGTTCTGCTGAGCCGTATGATGTCTGGCGAACACGTCGCGACGGAGCAACCCATGTTGACTCAACCACTCGGGGTCAAAGTCCGCGAATCGACCGACACGTTGGCGATTGATGACAAAGAGATTGCGAACGCGTTGCAATACATTCGCCGAAACGCCACCGCCAATATTCGTGTTGCCGACGTGCTCCACAACATCGAACTTTCCCGACGAGCACTCGAGCACCGATTCAAGAAGCTGCTCGGACGAACGCCTCACGAAGAAATTCAGCGTGTGAGGGTCAATCGCATCAAGGTTTTGCTGTCCGAAACCGATCTCACCATTCATCAAATCGCTAACCGCACCGGCTTTGAGTACGACGAGTACATGACGGCAGCTTTCAAGCGTGAGACCGGAATAACGCCGACGCAATTTCGTGATTCCAGCAGTTCGCTTTAA
- the xylA gene encoding xylose isomerase, translating to MTAFPEVSKIKYEGPKSDNPLAFRWYNPDEVVAGKTMKDQLRFAVTYWHTFRGTGADPFGGGTMLRPWDDGTESVENACNRARAAFEFFEKLDAPFYAFHDRDVAPEGSTLAESNANLDAVAAVLAEEQQRTGVKLLWGTANMFSNPRFMHGAATTCNVEVYAYAAAQVKKAMEVTKELGGENYVFWGGREGYQNLYNTDMKRELDHLGRFFHMAVDYAKEIGFTGQFLIEPKPKEPTKHQYDSDAAACLNFLRTYDLTDHFKLNIETNHATLAGHEMMHELEYAGMQDALGSIDANTGDLLLGWDTDQFATNYYLTTQTMLVLLKYGLGSGGVNFDAKVRRESFEPVDLFYAHIGSMDAFARGLKIAAKIIEDGALNKIVDDRYRSWDSDLGKKIESGQASFAELETLMFDKGEACANTSGRQELLENIVNRYIDIA from the coding sequence ATGACTGCTTTTCCTGAAGTCTCCAAGATCAAGTACGAAGGTCCGAAATCGGACAATCCGCTCGCGTTTCGCTGGTACAACCCCGATGAAGTCGTCGCTGGCAAAACGATGAAGGATCAACTTCGGTTTGCCGTCACGTATTGGCACACCTTTCGAGGCACCGGAGCGGACCCGTTCGGTGGCGGAACCATGCTGCGGCCGTGGGATGACGGAACCGAGTCGGTCGAGAATGCGTGCAATCGGGCTCGCGCGGCGTTCGAGTTTTTTGAAAAGCTGGACGCGCCTTTCTATGCGTTTCATGATCGCGACGTGGCTCCCGAGGGAAGCACGCTTGCTGAATCCAATGCCAACCTGGATGCCGTCGCCGCGGTGCTCGCGGAAGAGCAACAACGAACCGGTGTCAAGTTGTTGTGGGGCACGGCCAACATGTTTAGCAATCCTCGGTTCATGCACGGTGCGGCGACGACCTGCAACGTCGAGGTCTATGCCTACGCGGCGGCGCAGGTGAAGAAGGCGATGGAAGTGACCAAAGAACTCGGCGGGGAGAACTATGTTTTCTGGGGCGGACGTGAAGGCTACCAAAACCTCTACAACACCGACATGAAACGCGAACTCGATCACCTGGGTCGGTTCTTTCACATGGCGGTGGACTACGCCAAAGAGATCGGCTTTACCGGCCAGTTCTTAATCGAGCCGAAGCCCAAAGAGCCAACCAAGCATCAATACGACTCCGATGCGGCGGCCTGTCTGAATTTCTTGCGGACGTATGATCTGACCGATCACTTCAAACTCAACATCGAAACCAACCACGCAACTCTGGCTGGTCACGAGATGATGCACGAGCTTGAGTATGCGGGGATGCAAGACGCACTTGGGTCGATCGACGCCAATACAGGCGACTTGCTGCTTGGCTGGGATACGGACCAATTCGCGACCAACTATTACCTGACGACACAAACCATGCTTGTACTTTTGAAGTACGGCCTTGGTTCAGGCGGCGTTAATTTTGACGCCAAGGTACGACGCGAGAGTTTCGAGCCGGTCGATTTGTTTTACGCCCACATCGGCAGCATGGACGCTTTTGCTCGTGGTTTGAAAATTGCCGCGAAGATCATCGAAGACGGGGCGTTGAACAAAATCGTTGACGACCGGTACCGCAGTTGGGACAGCGACCTCGGAAAGAAGATCGAATCGGGCCAGGCCTCGTTTGCGGAACTGGAAACCTTGATGTTCGACAAAGGCGAGGCGTGTGCCAATACGAGTGGTCGTCAGGAATTGCTCGAAAACATCGTCAATCGCTACATCGACATTGCCTAG